Sequence from the Peromyscus eremicus chromosome 4, PerEre_H2_v1, whole genome shotgun sequence genome:
TCAAATGGGCAATAGGTCCCCCAAGCCTGAGAGGAAAAGAGTGCTGTCTGGGACTCCTCCACTAGTCCTGGGCCTGGAAGTTGAGAGCAGATTATAGGCAGcttctgttctgagaaaatgTCAGAtattgaagccagcctaggccactcacagcctcccaagtgccctGGAAGGACAGGACCATGGCCTGCTGTTCTCTGCAGAATTTGGTGTTGACGGTActtgaagggacactagcccactgGAGCATGTGGCTGTGACTGGCCttgtccttccccttcccccattccctccacCTTGctaaaaaaccattagattacatccctaaaactagccaccaaggtctattcccttatttggacaCTTTCCTATGCCAGACTCATTCCTGAGGATGAGtaccaaagtccagcaatcaaaaaccCCCTTTGGTTCACGTAATTAACTTGCCCAATCAAAATATACCACCGCATTCTAAACCCATTCttacacagacctcccctttttctgctcttaaaaattacacctgcaaggtcatttgttactgtttttttgcCTGAGTCAAAAATCAGtcactttgggggctggagagatggctcagaggttaagagcactgtctgctcttccagaggtcctgagttcaattcccagcaaccacatggtaacaaccatctgtaacgagatctggtgcgctcttctagcctgcagtcatacatgctgtatacataataaatcttttttaaaaaaaaaaaaagtcacttcaaATTTTCTTCCCTGCCtaataaaggatctctgtgaaaacaggttgTCTGAGTGTGGTTTGTGCCTGACCTGGGTCGGGAGGAAGCCCCTGCTGTGCGGGGGAGAGGGAGCGCTCTCCTTCAATACTGATGAACTGTTTATTCCGTTCTATAGGAAATAGTACTAAAACGCTTCAGAAATAAGAGTAGCAGCTGAGTCCCACAGGTTTCTTGACAGTCAAGCCATTATTACTCAAGGTGGGCAGGCCCCGGGTCAGGTTGTAGAGGACAAGGCCGTCCAATCAGAAGAAGTCACTGATACTGAGAACTCTGGCAACTGCAGAGCTGCCCATGACCACAAAGGACAGGGCAGTGCAAGGACATGATTTGTAATGTGAAAATCTAAAGTTTAAAGTGCACCTGGAGAGCGCTTACTAGAAGAGGAAGTGGCTGTAAGCCCAGAATTTCGTGCACCCCGCCTGAAAGGGTAAGCCGACCGCCTGCCGGCCAGGGAGCTGCGGAGCCCAACGCTTGGGGGCGGTGTCCCAGCGTGTGAACTGGTAGGCGGGGCGTCCGGTGGTGGGCGGGTCATTCGCCGGCGACGCAGCCCATCAAGCTGGGGCCTTCAAGGTTGTCCGCCCCTCCCACTCCACCGGAGACTCCGAGGAGCCAATAGGCCAGACGACAAAAAGCTCCGCCCAGCGGGGGCGGGGCCACGGGGCCGCGACTCCCGTGGTGCTCCGCGGCCACTTCCGGGCCGGGCGCGGCGCAGGCGCCGGCTGTCATGATCCGCGCTCTGAGCCGCCTGGCCGCGCGGCCCCGGGGCCAGCCCTCGACCGTGCTGCTCCTGCCCGCGCGCGGCCGCAAGACCCGCCACGACCCGCCCGCCAAGTCCAAGGTCGGGCGCGTGAAAATGCCGCCCGCGGTGGACCCTGCGGAATTCTTCGTGTTGACGGAGCGCTATCGGCAGTACCGGCGGACGGTGAGCGCTCTCAGGTGTGTGAAGGGCAGGCGGGCTGCGGCGCCCTctgggaagtccgggggagggagggtgggtgcCGACTTGAAGCCCGTCCTCACCCAGGCAAGAGTTCATGTCCGAGGTGCGAAAGAAGATATACGAGGCCCGATCCGGGGTCCTGGCTGAGCGCAGGGCGCAGGAGGCCGCCGCGGAGCACCGGGAGCTCATGGCCTGGAACCGGGAGGAGAACCGGCGGCTGCAGGAGCTGAGGTGCGAGGGGCGAAGGGCTGGGTGGGCTGGGCTCAGCGCCGGGCTCAGCCGCGGGCCCCTCACCCTCGGCTTCGTGGCCCTTTCAGGATAGCTAGGTTGCAGCTGGAAGCTCAGGACCAGGAGCTACGACAAGCCGAGGACCAGGCTCAGCGGGCCCGGGAGAAGCAGGCTTGGGTGCAACTGAAAGAACAAGAAGTGCTCCAACTGCAGGTGGGCCGAGGTTGTGGGGAGTGTGGGAGTCAAGGGACCACGGCCTTCGGGAGTCTTCCCGCTCTGCACCAGGAGGGTGTGTTTGCCCTCGCGGGTGATAGTCAATGAAAGGTTACAGGCTAGTATTGCCTTGTGAAACTAGAAATCAGGGGAACTCATAACTGAGACAAGCGGTTTTTTAAGTGTAAGAGGGAGTGGCGAGCTTGGGAGCCCACCTCCTCCAATCAGGTTGTCACAGTTGGTTCTTGGGTTCTGGATGAGAGATCCGGTGGGTGATTGTCCAGAAAACAGGAATATGATGGTTGAGGTCACCAATTCTGCTGGAAGAATGATGGGACACTCAAAAAAGGCCCGCGACTCTTTGAGACGCCCTTCTTTAAGGATACTTGGAACCTCCGCCCTCTAGAGACAGTAAGCTGTGCGGAGTGCCAGCTCTGGTGGAGTTCCCATGGAGCTAACCTTTCTCTTCCCGTAGGAAGAGGCAAAGAACTTCATCACCCGGGAGAACCTGGAGGCACGGATAGAAGAAGCCTTGGACTCTCCGAAGAACTATAACTGGGCCGTCACCAGAGAAGGGCAGGTGGTCAGGAACTGAGCACAGAGGCTCCTAGGGGCCCAAAGTAAGGACAGTGCTTGCCAAGGGACCATGTGTATTGGGGCAGGAATTGGTGCATCCTAGGAGGCTGGCTCAGCCTTTTCCAGAGCAGGCCCCATTCATTCTAGGTTCTGCACTCACCACCTGACCAGGACCTTCTGACCCCACATACAAACTCAAGACAGCATTAGACTCAGGGAGTTCCTGTCACACAGAGGACCAGACTGGACTATGTCCCCTCTAGCAGCCAAGCTCTCCTCTGAGTCTCATGGAGTACTTCGAGCCAAATGTTTGttgcttttataaataaagttttattggaagcCAGTCTCGCCCATTCACTGACTGTTGTTATAATGTCCTGATGACAGAAGTCGTTACAGCAGAGACTAAACTGCTTGTAAAATCAAAGGCGTTTGTTATATGACTTTTTGTAGAATAAGTTTATTTGTCCCAATTTTTGGGAGGGTGTTTAGCTTACTAGCCAGAAGCAAGTTTCACCTGACTGAGCCACAAGTTAGTTACCTGCTTTGCTCAATCCGGGGTTCTGCTGACTAGAGTCTGATGTGTCCAAGAGCCAGAAAGCCAAAAGGAAACCCTGTTTCTCCTGGTAGCCCTCCAGGAGTAGCTTCTGTGACATGCCCCTGTCCTGATACAATGTCACTGGACTACCCATCAGGTTCTACTGTCTGGGAAGACCTGGTTGCCCCAAAGTGCCTTGACTTAGCAAAGCTCTCTGAGTGCCAGGAACAGTAAACACACTGACAGTACAGATCCCCATTCAGCTGTAGGCCCTCAAGCAACACACACTTCTTCCAGCCAGCTGCTgcccttgtgtgtctgtgtgtgtgtgtgtgtctgtgtgtgtctgtgtgtgtgtcagtgtgtgtgtgtgtctgtgtctgtgtgtgtgtgtgtctgtgtctgtgtgtgagtgtgtgagtgtgtgtgtcagtgGTGGCCAAGTCAGCCtgaggtgtcattcctcaggactCTCACCTTGGTCTGTTTTgttaagtttgttttttgttttgcttttgttctgttttttttttgaggcagggtctttcccaggaacctggggctcactggttagACTGCCTGGCCCAGCTAGCCCCAGGGAGTCCATCTGTGTGCGCTTCCCTGGCGCTGGGATCAGATGCACATGCCGTGACACTTGGCTTTTATGTAgtaccagggatcaaacccagacctTCCTGACTACATTACATCACGTTAGTGACGGAGCTGGCTCCCCAACTCCTGCTGCTGCCTTTTTACTGTCATCCCCATAAACTTGAACGCCAGTGACGTCAACTCCAGTTActatcaaagaaaaagaatcctAGTTACTGTCCACAGTTCTGAGGGTTTGGGACTCCCCGGGAAACCCCAGGGACTATGGCAGCCTCTTATTCCAGTGAAGAAGCAGGTGTTCCGGTGTAAGCAGAGGTGGCATCCTGCACTGAGGGCCATGACACCCACCCCCTTCAGGCTCGTAGATATTCTCTCCCTGACTGGTCAGAACACAGTGAGTCCTGCATTCAAATAGCTGAGGTAAGCTGATGGGATCATGTCAGGAGCAACTTAgtccatgcctgactctgttgtCTCAGTGAGGAGTTGACCCGAACCCCAGGAACTCTACTCAATAAATagccccacccacccctgcccagGTCTGTCTCCCCGGTCACAGTCGAGCACTGAAGCATTGATATTCCACCAAGACACTCTGGGTCCTTGCCCCTTCCATCTGAGGCTAAAGCAGCATGATGAGTAAGTGCTGGGCATGAATGGTGTGGTCCTGGCCTTTGGGGTTAGGTTAGGTCATGCAAAACCGAAGGAGGTGGCCTGTGGATGttccagtggtagagtgcttgcctagtgtgcacaggCCTGGGGTTtagtctccagcactgcataaaccaggtgtgtGGTTCACACCTGCTCTCTggaggtaaaggcaagaggactagtagaatttcaaggtcatcctctgctgcaTAGGgagtttgagatcaacctggttcCTCACGAGACTTCAAAAAACTGCCCGAGTGCTCATGGGGTAGACAGGATATGAAGGTGCCTACTGCTGGTCCTGCGGCTGGGTGGAGGCAAGTGGCTGTGGGTGATTTGAAGGCTAAGGAAAGCTGCACTTGCCAGCTCAAACGGAGTTGGGTGTTTTGTCAGTCTGTTTCATCCAGGTCTTATGGATGACCTTGGTCTAAACTGAAAGCCATTGCCCAGTTTCTCCTGAAGCACGGGTATCGAACAGGCCCAGGAGTCTTGAACGTTCCCCTGAGACTGCAAGAACAATGAAAACAGACTTAGTAAGCCTAGTTGAATGCTCAAGAGTGAGTCTGGCAAGAAGAATCAAATTTGGAATTCTTTCTTCTTGCCAAATAGGAAGTCAAAAGCAATATTTCCACCCCAAATCTGGCCAGTCTACTGATGATGCTGGCCATCTCCTCTTTGGACGCCTTAACAAATACATTTGACACAGGAAAGTCCATAAACAGTGAGTGGAAACTTGAATGTTTATCCTCGTCAAGGAACAGAACCAGAACACTGCCTGGCCCAGCTTCAGGGTGAAGTCTGTTGGACTTAACTTACTtaattacttctttctttcttctctttctttctttctttctttctccctttctttcttcctttctttctttctctctctctctctctctttctttctttctcccccctgagacaaggtctctccctggctgtgctggagctCCATACGTAGtctaggctagcttcaaacttacaAAAATCCActtccctctgtctcccaagtgcagagattaaaggtgtgtgcctcaaGGCCAGTTAAGGGTTAAATTTCTAAAACCTTGACATCTAGAACCGTCTAGAACCTGTTGGGggaactgggaagatggctctgtgATTGAGAGCCagtactgttcttccagatggtctgaattcagtccccagtgcCCATGCCAATCAGCGCACAATTCCCTgggtctccagctccaggggttacAGCGCCTCCAGCCTCCACGGGCACGTGTGCTTTCCcacatagacacaaaaataataatagctgtgcatggtggcacacccctgtcAGCACTTTAAAGGTGAGTTTAAAGCTGGCCTCACTTACTTAgtcagtgtgaggccagcctgggctacataaaaccctgtctcaaaaatgggtGCTAGGGGAGGGAAACAGTACACACTGTAAACCTAGGACTCAGGAGCTGAAGGCAGGAGAGTTTGGAATGTAATGTCATACTCAGCTACACGGAGAACTTGAGGACAGCCTGCATCAGGCCCTTGCAGTGCCcaaggctgggaattgaacccgggtcctctggaagagcagcagtactcttaactgccCAGCCGTCTCTCAGCCCTGCAGTGTtcctcacagcacaccacactcAGTTCTGTGCATCTGCTGATTTGCCTGTGACCACGAGCTGGTACAGCAGAGGGCAGGTCTCCTGGGGGACTGAACATTTCCACAAAACCTTTCTGGACAATCTCTGTTGTTAAAAAGTCAGAATCAAGTTGTATTTGCTCTTAGACAAAATTACATGCAAGAACAGGTGTTTTCAGGAAGACAAGTTGGTTATATACAAAATTTGTAGCTTATATTGTTGCAGAATTTCAGATAGTATAAATCTTTAATTGTTAAAACATATTactgcggggcggtggtggcacacacctttaattccagcactcgggaggcagaggcaggcagatctctgtgagttcgaggccagcctgggctaccaagtgagttccaggagaggcgcaaagctacacagagaaaccctgtctcgaaaaaccaaaaaaaaagagaaaacatattactatctcaaattttatttcaatagcctttggggggctggagagatggctcagcagttaagagcactggctgcttttccaaaggaccaaggttcaattcccagcatccacatggcagctcacaactgtctttcctgttccaggggatctgacaccctcacacagacatacatgcaggcaaaacaccaatgtacataaaatataaataaattataaaaatctaaGACGTGTTTCAATAGCCTTATTGGGTTCTAGGGTGTAGTttcatggtagagtgcttgcttatcatgtcccaagaccctgggttctatcccacACATAGAAAACATCCCATAGTCTTTACAACCCACATACCTGATGGTCTTCCTTATGTTTGTTTCTCAAATAATGAAATCAAAGTTGTAAACTTTTTCCTTTGCTATCTTAAGGCCCTATCACTACCGTGATGAGACTGTCCTTGACAGTGATAAGGGGAGCTACAGGCAAGTCTTTCAGAAATTCATTTCCAATCTGATGCCATCTGGCAGCTCCGTGGTATGAATCCAAGGCCACAATAATGAACAGGGATTGAtggcacagctcagtggtagagcaaattcctggcatgtatgaggccctgggtttgagcccttGAATGAGGAccaaaaaagcagaaaggtatctaACACGTATTGAGAATTTACTATATCCTGGGCACTAAGCTTAGTTTTACATGATGTTCTCCTTTATCatgataatctttttttaaataaatttatttattatgtaggcagtgttctgcctgcatgtatccctgcaggccagaagagggcaccagatctcattacggatggttgtcagccaccatgtgggtgctgggaaccaaactcaggacctctggaagaacagccagtgctcttaacccctgagccatctctccagcccccacaataATCTTGTAGGTAGATACCAGTATTATTCCTATTTACTCCTTTTGACAAAACTGAGGCATGTATTAAGACATATAGTATGTCACTAATACTAGCCCTTGGGAGACAGGCTGGAGGAcgttgaattccaggccagcttgagctacagagtgaggtcctatttcttttctttttgagaccttgtttcaagaaagaaaaaaaaagttagtgaAGATACTTGAGTAGGAATGGAGGTGGCTGGGTTTCAAACCCAGATAGGCTGGGCTAGCAAGACGGCCCAGCAGGTAAGGGAGCTTGCCATCCAGCCTGATAACCTGGAttagtacccagcacccacaggggaggaggagggaattgAGTCACCAGGCTAGCCGTCACACTGTGCCGCTTCTCATGGTGTTTTCTCTAGTTCCAACTCATTCATGTGGATGTCTTGGTAGAAGCACACAGTAGGCCAGTCATGCACACACTCTCCCATCTCTCTTGGAGGCattttttctaaattattctaataattattttgaaatagaatCTCATGTTGTACTTCAAGCTGACCTATAATTAACTGTGTATCCCAGCAGACCTACAATTCATgtcaatcctcctgtcttagccttccAAACTCTAGGAACAGGTGTTagggcttgtttgtttggttggttggtttggtttttcaagacagagtttctctgtgtagttttgattcctgtctctgccccctgagtgctgggactaaaaggtgtgccaccagccgggcggtggtggcatacgcctttaatcccagcactcgggaggcagagccaggtggatctctgtgagttcgaggccagcctgggctaccaagtgagttccaggaaaggcgcaaagctacacagagaaaccctgtctcgaaaaaccaaaaaaaaaaaaaaaaaaaaaaaaaaaaaaaaaaaaaaggtgtgccaCCTCCACCTGGCTTACAcacataaattctttttaaaaaattgtttgatTCTTCAagagggtttcactatgtagccctggctgttttagaactagctctgtagaccaggttggtcttgaactcacagagatctgcctgctgagtgctaggattaaaggcatacaccaccatctCCTGGCACAATATTTTAGAGATGAGCTGTCATGTGATTTATAGCCACAGGGTGATGAATTGTGCCCGAGATCACCAAGCTCTGGTAAGGAATTCACATCTGCTGACAGCTTGTCTGCTGCTCAAGACCATGAGTAGAGAAGCCCTGCCCTGGTTTTGCCCCCATAATTGACATGATAAATAGATATTGTTTTAAGAGGCTGTTCACAGAAGCAGAACACTGACTCTTCCTCACACATAcggcttctttcctctcctctgagTATTCATGGGTCCCCCTAAGGGGAATGTCAACAGAAGCCACCTCTCTTTCCGTAGCATTTACCACCACCTGCACCACTTGGATCTGGAACCCCAAGTAGGGTGGTGAAAGaatgaaggacagacagacagacacatggaaaGGCTGGGGTCAGGGGACTGTATGCAGCAACCCAGGACCTGCACAgcacagggggaggggctggctgTACCTTCTCTGTAGGCAGCCATGCCAGGTTGTAAACATCCAGGAGGCTGCAGTTTCTATTGGCTCCAGCACACAGTGGTCAGTCCTTTGTAAGCACTAACACACTGTCAGCATTTGTACTcaaaccagaggaaggcttttccATATCCCTATTCACCTCAGTCCCT
This genomic interval carries:
- the Mrps26 gene encoding small ribosomal subunit protein mS26; protein product: MIRALSRLAARPRGQPSTVLLLPARGRKTRHDPPAKSKVGRVKMPPAVDPAEFFVLTERYRQYRRTVSALRQEFMSEVRKKIYEARSGVLAERRAQEAAAEHRELMAWNREENRRLQELRIARLQLEAQDQELRQAEDQAQRAREKQAWVQLKEQEVLQLQEEAKNFITRENLEARIEEALDSPKNYNWAVTREGQVVRN